DNA sequence from the Parasphingorhabdus cellanae genome:
GCCAAAGCGCTGCACCGTTGCTCAGCGCGGTCGGGTGAGAAATTTATCGGCGTAAATTGCGGTGCCATTCCGCGTGATTTGTTGGAATCAGAGCTATTTGGTCACGAAAAAGGCAGCTTCACCGGCGCCATTGCCCAGCGCAAGGGCCAGTTTGAAGATGCGAGCAATGGCACCCTATTTCTGGATGAAATTGGCGACATGCCCTTCGACATGCAGGTCAAATTGCTGCGGGTGCTTGAGGAAAAGCAGATTGAACGGATTGGCGGCGCAGAATCAATTGCCATCGATACCCGGATCATATCGGCCACCCATCAAAATCTTGATCAAGCCATCGCCGACAAGCGCTTTCGTGAAGATCTATTCTATCGCCTTTCCGTCTTTCCAATCGATATTCCTGCGCTGAAGGATCGCCGTGACGATATTGCGCCTCTGATTCGGCATTTCATCGCGCAAATTGGCAGTGAAGAGATCTATTTTTCCACCGAAGCCATGGACTTGCTGGAAAATTACGCCTGGCCCGGCAATGCGCGTGAGCTGCGTAACATTGTCGAGCGAGCGGTCGTGCTCTTTCCCGGTGTGATGATATCGGCCAGTCAGCTATCCTCGCTTTTTCGTCGCCGGGCGTCCAACGCCCCGACCCATCACCGCTATGCGCTGCCATCAAGCTATGCGGGCGGAGCGGAGGTGAAACCTTTCAAGACGATAGACGATGATAGCGGCTTTGATCGCGGCACATTGGGTGACGGTTTTGACCTGAAAAAACATCTCATGCAGGAGGAGCGCAAATATCTGTTATCTGCGCTCAGGATGGCGGAAGGCGTAGTGGCGGAGGCGGCACATCTGGTCAGCCTCCGCCGGACCACTTTTGTCGAGAAAATGCGGCGCCATAAAATCGTTCGGAAAATGGCGATGACGGACCACCGGTCGGAACTAGTCCGCCGCGAATAATTGGTCATCATCGGCAAAGGCCTTGAACTCCAGAGCATTGCCGCTGGGGTCCATAAAAAACATCGTGGCCTGCTCCCCGATTTCACCGCGGAAACGAACCGTGGGTGCGATGACAAATGCGGTGCCTCGCTGTTCCAGCCGTTCAGCCAATGCTTGCCATTGGGTGGTCGTCAGAACCACTCCAAAATGCGGGACCGGAACATCCTCGCCGTCCACTGGATTGGTGGTCGCTGGTGGTTTTGCGTTGGTATCAAGATGCGCGACAATCTGATGACCATAGAGATTGAAATCAATCCAGTGGCTGCTGCTCCGACCCTCTGCACAGCCCAGCAAGTCGCCGTAAAATTCCCGCGCAGCCGCGAGGTCATGGACGGGAAAAGCGAGATGGAAAGGGCGGTGTTCAATGTTCAAAATTCTGTCCCTTTTTTTCCGGCGCAGCCAGCGCGAAACAATGATCAATATCCAGTTTCGCTCGCTTGCCTTGGTTTTGTTCCAATGCTTTCACTTCCTCGCGGGTCTGGGTAAGGATGATATCGCTTTCAGAACCACTTTTGCCTTCGCCGCGCATCTTTTCGCGGGCACGGCTGTCGAGGACAAAGGCCAATGTCTTCAGATCTTGGGCGGTTTTCGACAATTTCTCTCGGGCATAGACGGTTTCATAAGCCAGCTGCAGCATCGCAGCGCACTGGTTTAATGTCGGCTTCGGTTTCGGCGCCACTTCGGTATCAAGAAGCGGCAGACATTTTTCCATTCCTTCGGCGACAACTTGTTCCGGTTCCGCAACTTTCTTCACCATGGCTTGCTGCGCGGCCACCGCTTTCAAAATCGCATCGCGCACCTGCTCCCGGGACTGTCCGGTCTCAGCCATAACCCGCTCGCCTACTTGCCCGGCATAGGTCCGCCCGCGCTCGCTCAGCAAAGGATAGGTCAGGGCACTTTCGATGCCGCGCTCCTGTTCCGACGCTACAATCGCGAGAATCGCGACACAAGACAGATCGCGTTTATGAATGTCCGTGAAGGCTGTGACCGCCGGTTCGTTAATGGCGGGCGCGGGCTGTAACAGCGCTAGCAATATTAACATGAGTTTTTCCATGATCGCTGTATAGCGGTGCGAGGCCGCTCGCGGCAAATGCCAATTGTCGATCAATGCTTTCCTACAAACCTGCCATCATGATATTCAGCCAATCATGACGGCACCTTATTTTCCAAAATCCGATGTGCCTGAGATTCTCAAAAAGGAAACCGCGACGCTTTTTCTGGTTCATTCTATGTAGAAGCCGTCTAAACTGTCAGGTTCGAAGCCTTCAATCTGAACAAAATGGATTTTGGTAATTAATGTTTGAACCTGTCCAACCAAAGCGGCAAAAGCCGTCCGTGAAATTTCTCATCAACCTGCCCCGCCAATATCCGTTCTGGTTGTCGCTCATGGCGGGCGCAATATCGGCGACCGGCTTCGCCCCGCTTGGGCTATGGCCGGTAAGCCTGCTTGCGCTAGCCTTATGGATTGCCATTGTTGATCGCCTGGGGAGTCGCAAATCCGTTTTCTTTTCTGGCTGGTTATTTGGCCTGGGACATTTCGTTGTCGGGCTGAACTGGATCGCCAAGGCGTTCACCTTTCAGGCCGCGATGCCGGAATGGCTGGGCTATATTGCGGTGGTTTTGCTGTCCCTCTATCTGGCGGTCTATCCGGCATTAACGGCGCTGGGCGCGTGGCTTTTGGCAAGGGGACGGCGCTTAGCATTTGTTTTGGCTTTTGCAGGATTCTGGATCATCACGGAATGGCTGCGCAGCTGGGTATTTAGCGGATTCATCTGGAATCCACTGGGTGTAATCGCAGTTGACGCCGGACTCGCTTTGAGTGCTCGTTCCATAGGAACCTATGGGCTTTCCGGATTGACAATCGGTGTTGCCGGTCTTGTGGGCTCGGCGGTTATTGGGATGCTCACCCTGCAGTGGCGGCTGATCGTTCGCCGGGTATTCGATCTTGCGATTGTCGCCTTGGGTGCCGGTATATTGTTCCTGATCGGTAGCCGGGAAGACCTGTGGAACGGGGATGTGATGGATTTTGGCGCAATCGCCATTTGTAAAGAAGGTTGGGCTGAAAATTGCGGACCGCCCAATATCACGGTCGTCCAGCCCAATATCGGGCAGCAGGATAAATGGCAGGCCGGATATGAAGAGCTGAACCTCGGCAAACTGGCTGGATTGACCGTGCGCAAGGATGACACGCCGCGCTTGGTATTCTGGCCGGAAGCCGCGATCCCGGATTATCTCGAAACCGGCTATCCGCAGCGCTATTATTACGGCCGCCCGCCACAGATGGTGCGAGCACAGCTTGCTGGTCTTATGAAGCCCGGCGATGTTCTTGTGCTCGGCGGGCTGAAACTGGAATTTGACGACGCCAGCGCCCCTGATGAGAGGCGCGCCATCGGAGCCCGTAACAGTGTCTTTGCGATGGACTCAGAGCGCGAACTGCTCGGTCGGTACGATAAGAGTCATTTGGTGCCCTATGGCGAGTATCTTCCAATGCGGCCGCTGTTATCTGCTCTTGGTTTGTCACGGCTGGCACCGGGGGATTTCGATTTCTGGCCGGGTCCGGGCCCACGCTCGCTGGATCTCGGCGCATTTGGCAAGGCAGGCTTGCAAGTCTGTTACGAGATTATCTTCTCTGGCCAAGTTGTTGACCGGGACAATCGTCCCGATTTCATTTTCAACCCATCCAATGATGCGTGGTTTGGCGCTTGGGGACCGCCACAGCATCTTGCGCAAGCGCAAATGCGTGCGATTGAAGAGGGGTTACCGGTCATCCGTTCCACCCCGACCGGCATATCAGCGGTCATCACGAGCAGGGGCAAGGTGGTAGAAAGCATTCCCATGGGGCAGGCAGGCCGGATCGACACAATATTGCCGTCTCCCGAAAAGCCGACATTATTCTCTCTATACGGCAACGTCCTATCGCTCGGGTTTGCGTTCTTTTTGCTGATCTGTGCCATTGCAATCCGGCTTCGTGCTCGCTAAGAAGCGCATATAAACCTTTCTTTATATCCAAAATAACGCGCCCCCAAGCGACCAAATAGTAGGAAAAGTCATGCGCTCAGAATTTATCTTCACGTCCGAATCCGTATCCGAAGGTCATCCTGATAAGGTTTCTGACCAGATTTCGGACGCGATTGTTGATTTGTTTCTATCCAAAGACCCGGAAGCGCGAGTTGCCTGTGAAACCCTGACAACCACAGATCGCGTTATTTTGGCTGGCGAAGTGCGCGGCAAGGGCATGATTGATACCGATGGCAATTGGGCTCCGGGCGCACAGGAAGAAATCCAGACAGTTGTGCGGGATACGGTCAAGAAAATCGGTTATGAACAAGACGGTTTCCATTGGCAGAATCTGACCTTTGAAAACCACCTTCATCCGCAATCCGCCCATATCGCACAAGGCGTCGATGAAAGCGGTAACAAGGATGAAGGCGCCGGTGACCAGGGCATTATGTTCGGATATGCCAGCGATGAAACACCGGATTTAATGCCAGCGACTTTGCAATATTCGCATCAGATATTGAAGCAAATGGCCGCCGATCGTCACAGCGGCAAGGCACCGTTTCTGGAGCCGGATAGCAAGAGTCAGGTCACATTGCGCTATGTCAATGAAGTGCCGGTGGAAGCGACGGCACTGGTCGTATCGACCCAGCATGCGCCTGGCTATTTCAAAGATAGCGACAATCCAGAGCTTTATGAAGAATTGCGCGACTATGTGATGGGCGTATTCCATTCGGTGCTGCCGGATGATTTTATCACAGACAATACGGTGATTCACGTGAACCCGACCGGGCGCTTTGAAATTGGCGGACCAGATGGGGATGCGGGTTTGACCGGCCGAAAGATCATTGTGGATACCTATGGTGGGGCAAGCCCGCATGGCGGCGGTGCTTTCTCGGGCAAAGACCCGACCAAAGTGGATCGGTCTGCGGCTTATATCACGCGCTATCTCGCTAAAAATATCGTTGCGGCCGGTCTCGCCAAGCGCTGCGCGATCCAGCTTTCCTACGCCATTGGCGTGGCCGAGCCTTTGTCGATCAATGTCGATCTGCACGGCACCGGAACGGTGAGCGAAGAAAAGCTGGAGGAAATCCTGCCGAAACTGGTGCGCTTGACCCCAAAGGGCATTCGCACCCATCTCGGCCTCAACAAACCGATATACAGCCCGACCGCTGCTTACGGACATTTTGGGCGCGAGGCGGATGGCGATCTTTTTACTTGGGAAAAAACGGATTTGGTGGACGCTCTAAAAGCTGCTATTTAAATCAGTCTACGAGTGCTAACCGCGCCGGATGACCAGCAAAGATAATCAGGATCCGACCACCATCCGTCAACTTTATGGCCGGCGGCAGGGCCATGCGCTCAGGGACCAGCAAGTCGAGCTGGTCGAAAAGCTGCTGCCGCAGATTAGCGTGCCGACCGAGGGAGCAGTATCCTCGTCGGAGCTATTTGGCGACAATCGGCCTCTCCATTTCGAAATTGGCTTTGGTGCCGGCGAGCATATGGCGGCGCGGGCGGATATGCTGCCTGATCACGGGTTTATCGGCTGTGAGCCCTATCTCAATGGAATGGTCGGCGCGCTGCAGCATGTGAGAGAGGGCGTTCTGCCCAATATTCGCCTTTACATGGGCAACGCACTGGATGTGCTGGAACGGATACCAGATGGCGCTTTGAGCTTCGTCTATCTTTTGCATCCCGACCCGTGGCCCAAAGCCAGGCACGCAAAGCGGCGGTTCATGAACCATGGACCAGTTGACCTGATCGCGGCCAAGCTGAAGCCTGGTGGCGAATTCCGGTTCGGCACGGATCACCCGGTCTATCTGGAATGGGCGATGATGATCATGAACCAGCGCAGCGAATTTAACTGGCTGTGCGATAGTCCGAAAAGCTGGATGGTCCGTCCAGGTGGTTGGCCAGAAACGCGTTACGAAGCCAAGGCCCGGAAACAGGGGCATGAAGTCTGGTATTTTCGCTACCAGCGTAAGTGAGCGATTCCGGCAAATTTTATTAACGTAGTTTTACTGCGACTTATACTTGAATCGCCTTGTAAACAAGCAGTTAACCGTAAATTTATTCATTGCCATAGGTATTTTGTTAACCCTCCTAATCTAGAGATTGCTTAACCAAAAAACTGGTCGCACAGCTATTGGATTCCAGGAGGCCTCACACAGAAATGGGCGACGTTCCATCAAGCCAAGATTCCGCGATTGCGGATGCAACCATAGTGGGTAGTGCCACGCCTGCTGATCTGCATATTCAGTCGCGTAACCGGCATTTCTCCACTGCGGTGATTGAGCGCCGCCGCTGGGTCGGTGGCGATCCTTATGCGTCGGCTTTCTTCAACGCATTGTCGGTCACTTTTCCCAAAGGTGAAACCTTTTTCATGAAGGTGTTGAAGCAATATCGCGATGAGGTTCCGGAAAAGCTTGCCCGCGAAATTCGTGGTTTTGTGCAGCAGGAGGCGGTGCATAGCCGAGAACATCTTTTTTTCAACAAACAGATTGAGCAAACCGATTTCGACCTCACTCGGCTTGAACAGGCGCTGACCGATGTGATCGATAAGATAGGGAACATGCCGCTCATCAGACAGCTTGTCGCGACAACATGTTTGGAACATCTCACAGCAATCATGGCCGCCGAATTTATTGAAAATCCTGCTCATTTCCGCGATGCGGATGAAGAGCAGCGCAAGATGTGGCTTTGGCACGCATCGGAAGAAGTTGAGCACAAGGGTGTTGCTTATGATACCTGGTTGCATGCCACGAGGGATTGGAGCCCAATGAAACGATGGATCACGCAGTCAGCGTTCATGATCCGTATCTCGCTGGGGTTCGCGAAAAACCGCACGAAGGGCATTTTTGATTTGTTGAAGCAGGACGGCATCTCCGGTCCACGCGCATGGTTCGGTTTTGCGCATTATGCTTTGGTCAGTCCGGCCCCGTTTCGTCGCACGCTGGGCCCTTGGTTCCTGTTCTTCCTTCCAGGCTTTCATCCCTGGAACAAAGATGATCGCGGTCTTATTCAATTGGCCGAAAGTGAATATGAGGCGGCGATTATGGACAGTCCTGAGGCACCGGAAAATATCACTGCGACGGGCGCCACAATGGGTGAGCGCCGCAAAAAGAAGCGCCTACCCAAAGTGGCCTAAGCCGCTAGCGGTCGCACGACGTCGCATTCCATATCGTTTTCCAGAGATAGTTCGAATTCAACTGCTGCGACAGAACAACTGCGTCCTTTGCTGAACCGCGGTTGTGTCCGCCCGGTGCGACGAAAACCTAATTTGGTCAACACGTTCCCGGAAGCTGGATTGTCGATGAAATGGCTGGCGACAATCTGGCGGTACCCCAGCGCTTTGGCTGTTTGCAATGCAGCGCGGGCGGCTTCCGTAGCATAGCCTAGACCCCAATGGTCGCGGCCAATCCAATAGCCGAGTTCGACACTACCGTCTGGCATCATATCAATACCGCAAGTCCCAACCAAGCAAGGGGCACCAGCCGTCCGCCGGTAAATCAACCAGCGCGGGCTCTTGGGATCATGGGGAAGCGAAAGAAAGTCTTCCGCATCATCCCGGCTATAGGGCCAAGGCGCACTCGCAAGATTACGGACAATGGCTTCATCATTAATCGCATCATGCAACGCTTCGGCATCTTCGGGCCAACCTGGCCGCAACAATAATCTTGGTGTTCTTGCAAACATTGGGACTCTCCGTTGTTTTGGCCGTTTCGCGACCAAAAAGTCAAAATTTAACCGTCCCTGCTTTGGTTTGACCGGCTCCTACTATGGGCGGATGACAAGGCAGTGACATTTTCGACAGGGAGAGACAAAAAAAGGGAGAGGGGGTGACCCTCTCCCTTGAATTTGGAAGTTCTTTCGAACCATCCAGGTCATCCCTCAAAGGACAACCCGTTATCGATTGTCCGGTTATTCGGCGGCTTCCGCCATGGCGTCAACGGACACATATTTGCGGCCGAGCTTGCCCTTGTGGAATTCCACTTTGCCATCAATGAGCGCAAATAGGGTGTGGTCCTTGCCCATACCGACATTGCGACCCGGATGGGTCTTGGTTCCGCGTTGGCGGATGATAATGTTGCCAGCTACAACAGCTTCGCTGCCGTATTTTTTGACGCCTAAACGGCGGCCTTCTGAATCACGGCCGTTACGCGATGAACCGCCTGCTTTCTTATGTGCCATGGTTTAGTCCTTCTTCTTCGCAGCCGGCTTTTTAGCGGCTGGCTTCTTGGCCGGAGCTTTTTTCGCCGCGGCTGGTTTTGCTTCTGTTTTAGCAGCGGCCTTTTTAGCAGCTGGCTTTGCAGCAGCTTTCTTGGCCGGAGCCTTTTTGGCCGTTTCCTTTTTAGCAGGTGCTGCTTTTTTCTCAGCCGCCGGCTTGTCTTCAGCAGGCTTGGCAGCTTCTTTCTTGGGCGCCGCTTTTTTCGCAGCTTTCTGATCACCAATGGCGCTGATCTTCAGCACAGTGTGCTGCTGACGATGGCCATTTTTACGGCGATAGTTATGCCGGCGGCGTTTCTTGAAGATAATGATCTTCTCGCCTTTTTCCTGCGCAACAATTTCAGCAGCCACGGTCAGACCTTTGACGTCTTTCATGTCTGCGCCTTCACCGGCCAGCAAAACATCATCCAAGGTTACCGAATCACCTGCTTCACCAGCAAGTTTTTCGACTGCGATTATATCTCCTGCGGCAACACGATATTGTTTACCGCCGGTGCGCACTATTGCGAACATGGCATTTTTCCGTTTCAATCTTGTGGTTCCAGCGCGCAAGCAAGGAAACGCGAGTCTCTCGGCTCACGCTGGAAAGAGTGCGCAGCTACTAGATGGACATGGCTGTGTCAACCAGTCTTGGCCGATTTTTTGGCCAAAATTCTGTGTCCGCACCGTCGTGTCGTGACAGCAATGCAGGCGGATTGCAAAGACCATTGCCGCAGCAATCACCGCAGCCTAAAGATGTTTTTATGAAATTATCCACCTTTTTGGTTCCCGCCCTTGGCTTGTCACTATCCGCATGCGCTATGCAATCGGGCGATTTTCCGTCGCTTTCCAAGCGCGCTTATGAGGATGGCACCGCAATAGACGAGCCGGTTGCACCGTCCGCTCAGGAAATAGACGCGCTACCCGCTGCGCTTAAAAAGGCCGTGGATGCAGCCGTGCGGCAAAGCAATGCGGCTCATCAAGTTTTCTTGGCTGATCTCCCTAAAGTGAAGCAAACTATATCGGCAGCGCGTGGCGCATCACCGTCAAGCGAATCATGGGTAGTGGCTCAGATGCAGCTTTCATCACTGGAAATGGACCGCAGTCCGTCCATATCAGCGCTGGCGGATATCGATTCGCTCTATATGCAAAGGCTCGATCAAGAATTTGCCGGTGAAGAAAAAGGGGCGGCAGCGTTGATAGCAAAATCGCGTCAGCAGATTGAAGCGCAAGTTTCATTGCAACAAGACGAGATCGAAAAATTGAAATCGCGTATCCGCTAAATTTGCAGTCTAATTTGACGCTGCCTCGACCGCCGCTTTATGGGCCTTGGCATTTTCAACATAGTGGGAAACACCCAACCGCATACCTTCGATTGCTTGCTCAGTTAGGTCGCGCATATATTTTGCTGGTGATCCCGCCCAGAGCTGTCCTGTCGGGATTCGTTTATTGGGCGTCAGCGTCGCGCCAGCGGCGAGCATCCCGTCGCCTTCAATGACACAGCCATCCATGACCGTGGTGCTCAAACCGACGAAGGCGCGGTCTTCCAGCGTGCAACCATGGAGCATGACCATATGACCAACCAACACGTCTTCACCAATAATGGTTGGATAACCATAGGGGGTGAACGAGGTTGGACTGTCACAGTGAACGGTTGTTCCGTCCTGGATGTTGCTGCGGGCTCCGATCGTGATTTTGTTCACATCTGCGCGGATCACGCAATTATACCAGATGCTTGCCTCTGGACCGACTTCGACATCGCCAATGATCTTGCAACCCGGGGCAATGAAAGCCGATTCATGAATTTTCGGCGTTTTGCCATTAAACGGCAGGATAAGCGGATCGGTCATTTGGATGTTTCCTTACGATAAGTGACATGGCGCAACAGATCGCTCTGTGGATCGACTTTCGGATGGTCGAAATCAAGTTCTGGCAAATGTTTCATATTCAAGCGTTCCATAACCGCTCTGCTGCGATTATTATTTTCGCTGGTAATGGCCCAAACTTGTTCATCCGGGAATGTTGCTGCAGCCCATTCGCAGCATTTTTGGGCTGCCTCGGTCACGTAGCCATTGCCCCATTGCGCAAAAGCCATCCTCCAACCGATTTCCAGCTTGTCATGTACAGGCGTTTCTTCACCACCTCTTATGATGCCGCACCAACCAATCAATTTTTTGTCCGCTTTTGTTTCCAACGCCCAAAAACAATGGCCATTTTCTTTCTGATAATCTTGCTGCCAGGAGATAAGGTCGGCGACTTGCTTGCGTGTCATGATGGGCCCCAGCGTTCTTCTAACCTTGGGATCGCTGTTGATGGCATGGAAGATATCGAGATCATTCGCCCGCCATCCACGTAAGATTAATCGGTCTGTTTCCAATTGAAATTCAGCCATGGAGAAGTGGATCGATCATGTGTCGGGTTTCCAGTCTTTGGCTTCGATCCGATAGACGATCGTCGGGTTTAATTCTTCGCCATAATTAGGGTCGTGAAAGTCCAGTTCCGGCCGGTGTATCATGCCCAGCCTTTTCATAAGGCCCAAAGATGATTCATTGCCGGAAACGGTGAGCGCGACAACAAAGGGGGCTTTGTGTCGTGTAAAAGCAGCGCTCATCGCAGCGGTCGCTGCCTCCCGGGCATAGCCTTGTCCCCAGACGTCCTCTCGCAGCCGCCAACCAATTTCAAAGGCTCCGGTTAATTTCGGCTGCGGCGCGTTGACGCGCTTCAGTCCGCAGAAACCCAGCAGAGCATCATCGGACTTGCGTTCGACGATCCAAAATGTGTGCCCAAAGTCACGGTCGTAGCCTCTGATCCTCTCAACCGCTTCCAGAAATTTCTCTCGGGATTGCACGCCGCCGAGCCAGCGCGTGACTTTAGGCGTGTTGAGATACGTCATAAATGGTTCGATATCCTCATCCCGCCAATTGCGCAGACGCAGCCGTTCGGTTTCGATAATGATATCAGCCATGGAGGAGCCGAGCCGCATCCGCGGCGAAATAGGTGAGTATACCTGAACAGCCAGCGCGTTTGAAGGCGATCAGCTTTTCCATCATCAAGGCGTCACGGTCGCCAATTCCGGCGGCGGCTCCGGCAGCGACCAGCGCGTATTCGCCGGAAACCTGATAGGCAAAGACTGGCACATTAAACTCAGTCTTTGCGCGGTAGATAATGTCGAGATAGGCGAGGCCGGGTTTGACCATCACGCTGTCAGCCCCTTCGGCAATATCAAGCGCGATTTCGCGCATCGCTTCATCGCTGTTGGCGGCGTCCATCTGATAGCTTTTCTTGTCGCCTTTCAGGGTGCCGCTAGAACCAACAGCATCACGGAAGGGTCCGTAAAAGGCGCTGGCATATTTGGCGGCATAAGACATGATTTGCACATTATGATGGTTTGCTAATTCCAGCGTGTCGCGAATAGCACCGACCCGCCCGTCCATCATGTCAGAGGGTGCAATGATATCCGCACCAGCATTGGCTTGATTAAGCGCCTGCTTGGTCAGCATATCGAGCGTTCGGTCGTTCTCGACATAGCCATCGGCGTCAATCAAGCCGTCCTGGCCATGGGCTGTATAGGGGTCGAGCGCTACATCTGTGAGCACACCAATGTCGTCGCCCAAAGCATCTTTTATCGCCTTGGTTGCGCGGCACATCAGATTGTCCACGTTGAGCGCTTCTGCGCCATCGTCGCTGCGCTTATCTGTTGGCGTGTTGGGGAATAAAGCAACGCAAGGAATGCCAAGGTCGCGGGCCTCTTTAGCGCGCTCGACAATAAGGTCCACTGACCATCGCGAAACACCAGGTAGTGAAGCAATCGGCTCTTCAACTTCGTCCCCATCGGAAATGAACAGGGGCCAGATCAGATCGGCCGGCGTTAAAATATTTTCGCGAACCATCGCTCTGCTCCAGGCAGAAGTGCGAGTGCGGCGCAGACGGGTGCGGGGGAAAGCCGGAGTTTGGGTCATAGACCTCAATATAGAGCGGTACGACTATAGGGCAATTGAAATAGCATTTTGAACAGCTTGCAGCGAAGGATGGTATCTTTTACACCTTTGTAAACTTTTGCGGAGCGCTAGCGGCGATGAACCTGGTTGTCAGACTACTCACCATCATAATCGTTATATTTGCGATCGCCTCCAATCCCTCCAATGCCAAACGGGTCGCGCTGGTTATTGCGAACTCGGACTATCAAAATGCATCGTCTCTGGCCAATCCCGCATCCGATGCGCGGTTGATTGCCGCATCGCTGAAACAATCCGGGTTCGATAATGTTGATGTCAAATATGATCTCAGCAAATCCGCACTGGAATCTGAATTACGGGATTTCGGACAAAGGTCGGACGGCGCGGATGTGTCCTTGGTATATTACGCGGGGCACGGCATTGAAGCAGGCGGTCAAAATTATTTAATCCCTGTTGATGCCGAGCTCCAACGCGACCGGGATCTGGAAATTGAGGCAACCCGGCTCGAAACAGCGCTGTTGATGGTCGAAGGCGGCCGGCTGAAGATCGTTATACTCGATGCCTGCCGAAACAACCCGTTCATTTCAAGCATGCAGCGGACAATGCGTAATCGCTCGGTAGGTCGCGGCCTAGCGCCGATTGAACCGGAAGGCGAAACACTTGTCGTTTATGCCGCTAAGGCCGGTGCAACGGCGGCAGATGGTGATGGAGCGAACAGCCCATTTGCCGAAGCGCTAGCACGGCGGTTGGTCCAGCCTGGGCTGGAAATCAGCCTGTTATTCCGTTCCGTCCGCGACGATGTCCTGCGTAAAACTGGCCGTCAGCAAGAACCTTTCACCTATGGTTCCTTGTCAGGTAACGCATTTTATTTCGTACCTGGCAAAAACCAGACAGCAGTCAGCAATGCTGCGTCCGCGCTTGCTCCATCTGTCAGCGCCGAAACCGGCGAGGCGTTATTTTGGCAAGGGGCGGTAAGCGCGAACAGCGAAAAAGCCTATCGGTCGTATCTCAAACAATATCCACAAGGTCGTTACGCTGGACTAGCGGAAGAAAATATTGCCAGGATCAATGCGCTGCCTGCATCGGTGCCTGGCGTTCAAGGATTCACTATTCCGAGTTTTAGCAACGTTATCGGCCCTGGCGCTGTTGGTTCCGGGTCAAACATTAACGCAGCAACGATCCGCGAATTTGATTTCAAGGCATCGGCGGCAGTGCGCCGTAAGACGTCCGATACATTTATCAAGCAACTGCAAACGAGCGATCCTGCATCTGCACAGGTTTTTGGTTTGTTGCTCGC
Encoded proteins:
- a CDS encoding metal-dependent hydrolase produces the protein MGDVPSSQDSAIADATIVGSATPADLHIQSRNRHFSTAVIERRRWVGGDPYASAFFNALSVTFPKGETFFMKVLKQYRDEVPEKLAREIRGFVQQEAVHSREHLFFNKQIEQTDFDLTRLEQALTDVIDKIGNMPLIRQLVATTCLEHLTAIMAAEFIENPAHFRDADEEQRKMWLWHASEEVEHKGVAYDTWLHATRDWSPMKRWITQSAFMIRISLGFAKNRTKGIFDLLKQDGISGPRAWFGFAHYALVSPAPFRRTLGPWFLFFLPGFHPWNKDDRGLIQLAESEYEAAIMDSPEAPENITATGATMGERRKKKRLPKVA
- the trmB gene encoding tRNA (guanine(46)-N(7))-methyltransferase TrmB produces the protein MTSKDNQDPTTIRQLYGRRQGHALRDQQVELVEKLLPQISVPTEGAVSSSELFGDNRPLHFEIGFGAGEHMAARADMLPDHGFIGCEPYLNGMVGALQHVREGVLPNIRLYMGNALDVLERIPDGALSFVYLLHPDPWPKARHAKRRFMNHGPVDLIAAKLKPGGEFRFGTDHPVYLEWAMMIMNQRSEFNWLCDSPKSWMVRPGGWPETRYEAKARKQGHEVWYFRYQRK
- a CDS encoding VOC family protein; this translates as MEHRPFHLAFPVHDLAAAREFYGDLLGCAEGRSSSHWIDFNLYGHQIVAHLDTNAKPPATTNPVDGEDVPVPHFGVVLTTTQWQALAERLEQRGTAFVIAPTVRFRGEIGEQATMFFMDPSGNALEFKAFADDDQLFAAD
- the metK gene encoding methionine adenosyltransferase, with amino-acid sequence MRSEFIFTSESVSEGHPDKVSDQISDAIVDLFLSKDPEARVACETLTTTDRVILAGEVRGKGMIDTDGNWAPGAQEEIQTVVRDTVKKIGYEQDGFHWQNLTFENHLHPQSAHIAQGVDESGNKDEGAGDQGIMFGYASDETPDLMPATLQYSHQILKQMAADRHSGKAPFLEPDSKSQVTLRYVNEVPVEATALVVSTQHAPGYFKDSDNPELYEELRDYVMGVFHSVLPDDFITDNTVIHVNPTGRFEIGGPDGDAGLTGRKIIVDTYGGASPHGGGAFSGKDPTKVDRSAAYITRYLAKNIVAAGLAKRCAIQLSYAIGVAEPLSINVDLHGTGTVSEEKLEEILPKLVRLTPKGIRTHLGLNKPIYSPTAAYGHFGREADGDLFTWEKTDLVDALKAAI
- the lnt gene encoding apolipoprotein N-acyltransferase; this encodes MFEPVQPKRQKPSVKFLINLPRQYPFWLSLMAGAISATGFAPLGLWPVSLLALALWIAIVDRLGSRKSVFFSGWLFGLGHFVVGLNWIAKAFTFQAAMPEWLGYIAVVLLSLYLAVYPALTALGAWLLARGRRLAFVLAFAGFWIITEWLRSWVFSGFIWNPLGVIAVDAGLALSARSIGTYGLSGLTIGVAGLVGSAVIGMLTLQWRLIVRRVFDLAIVALGAGILFLIGSREDLWNGDVMDFGAIAICKEGWAENCGPPNITVVQPNIGQQDKWQAGYEELNLGKLAGLTVRKDDTPRLVFWPEAAIPDYLETGYPQRYYYGRPPQMVRAQLAGLMKPGDVLVLGGLKLEFDDASAPDERRAIGARNSVFAMDSERELLGRYDKSHLVPYGEYLPMRPLLSALGLSRLAPGDFDFWPGPGPRSLDLGAFGKAGLQVCYEIIFSGQVVDRDNRPDFIFNPSNDAWFGAWGPPQHLAQAQMRAIEEGLPVIRSTPTGISAVITSRGKVVESIPMGQAGRIDTILPSPEKPTLFSLYGNVLSLGFAFFLLICAIAIRLRAR
- a CDS encoding sigma-54 interaction domain-containing protein — encoded protein: MEQNPNAIGDARTLHPDDPALHLVGDSAAIEEVRSLIRYAAATTIPVMITGPSGCGKEVVAKALHRCSARSGEKFIGVNCGAIPRDLLESELFGHEKGSFTGAIAQRKGQFEDASNGTLFLDEIGDMPFDMQVKLLRVLEEKQIERIGGAESIAIDTRIISATHQNLDQAIADKRFREDLFYRLSVFPIDIPALKDRRDDIAPLIRHFIAQIGSEEIYFSTEAMDLLENYAWPGNARELRNIVERAVVLFPGVMISASQLSSLFRRRASNAPTHHRYALPSSYAGGAEVKPFKTIDDDSGFDRGTLGDGFDLKKHLMQEERKYLLSALRMAEGVVAEAAHLVSLRRTTFVEKMRRHKIVRKMAMTDHRSELVRRE
- a CDS encoding GNAT family N-acetyltransferase, with the translated sequence MFARTPRLLLRPGWPEDAEALHDAINDEAIVRNLASAPWPYSRDDAEDFLSLPHDPKSPRWLIYRRTAGAPCLVGTCGIDMMPDGSVELGYWIGRDHWGLGYATEAARAALQTAKALGYRQIVASHFIDNPASGNVLTKLGFRRTGRTQPRFSKGRSCSVAAVEFELSLENDMECDVVRPLAA